In one window of Constrictibacter sp. MBR-5 DNA:
- a CDS encoding MATE family efflux transporter, protein MPAEQATMTASRPLPKAAPPGVAATRRAAMTRRLLDAPIAPTLLGLAAPNVVAVAAQTAVSMAEAWYVSRLGIDSLAGLALVFPLVTMMQMMSAGAMGGGGASAVARALGAGDTAKAEALLLHIIVIAAGMAALFSVVILGFGRIFFGALGGRGAVLDQALAYSGVIFSGAIAVWVMNMLASAIRGSGNMLIPASVILSVAAVQVALGGALVLGIGPFPQLGIAGAGAAQVIAFGLGGVFLIAYLRSGAAGLTLRLRGVRLQWALFREILRVGLLACISALLTCVTIIVVTGLVARFGAAALAGYGIGARLEFLLIPIVFGIGAALTAMVGTNVGAGNWPRARRVAWTGAAIAGAVVGAIGLTVGLWPDLWIGIYTRDPGVLDAGRTYLRIVGPAYVFFGFGMALYFASQGAGRMRWPLIGGVLRLVVAIGGGWLASSVFGLDGLFVAVAIGMVLFGTVIAGSIALGTWRD, encoded by the coding sequence ATGCCCGCTGAGCAGGCGACCATGACCGCATCCCGCCCGCTCCCGAAAGCGGCACCCCCGGGGGTGGCCGCGACGCGCCGCGCCGCCATGACCCGCCGGCTCCTCGACGCGCCGATCGCGCCGACCCTCCTCGGCCTCGCGGCGCCGAACGTCGTCGCCGTCGCCGCCCAGACGGCCGTGAGCATGGCCGAGGCCTGGTACGTCAGCCGGCTCGGTATCGACTCCCTTGCCGGCCTGGCGCTCGTGTTCCCGCTGGTCACGATGATGCAGATGATGTCGGCGGGGGCGATGGGCGGCGGCGGCGCCTCCGCCGTGGCGCGCGCCCTCGGCGCCGGCGATACGGCGAAGGCCGAGGCGCTTCTCCTGCACATCATCGTCATCGCGGCCGGCATGGCCGCGCTGTTCTCCGTCGTCATTCTGGGCTTCGGACGGATCTTCTTCGGAGCCCTGGGCGGCCGCGGCGCGGTCCTCGACCAGGCACTCGCCTATTCGGGCGTGATCTTCTCGGGTGCGATCGCCGTCTGGGTGATGAACATGCTGGCCTCCGCGATCCGCGGCTCCGGAAACATGCTCATACCGGCCAGCGTCATCCTCAGCGTGGCGGCCGTCCAGGTGGCGCTCGGCGGTGCGCTCGTCCTCGGGATCGGCCCCTTCCCGCAGCTCGGCATCGCGGGCGCCGGTGCGGCCCAGGTCATCGCCTTCGGCCTCGGCGGGGTGTTCCTGATCGCCTACCTGCGCAGCGGCGCCGCCGGCCTGACCCTCCGCCTTCGCGGCGTCCGCCTGCAATGGGCGCTGTTCCGCGAGATCCTCAGGGTCGGCCTGCTGGCGTGCATATCGGCGCTGCTGACCTGCGTGACGATCATCGTCGTCACCGGCCTGGTCGCGCGCTTCGGCGCGGCCGCCCTGGCCGGCTACGGAATCGGCGCACGACTGGAGTTCCTGCTGATCCCCATCGTCTTCGGCATAGGGGCGGCGCTCACCGCGATGGTCGGCACCAATGTCGGCGCCGGAAACTGGCCGCGGGCGCGGCGGGTGGCATGGACGGGTGCCGCCATCGCCGGCGCGGTCGTCGGCGCGATCGGACTGACGGTCGGCCTGTGGCCCGACCTCTGGATCGGGATTTACACCCGGGATCCCGGCGTGCTCGACGCCGGGCGGACCTACCTGCGGATCGTCGGCCCCGCCTATGTCTTCTTCGGGTTCGGCATGGCCCTTTATTTCGCCTCCCAGGGTGCCGGCCGCATGCGATGGCCGCTGATCGGCGGCGTCCTCCGCCTCGTCGTGGCCATCGGCGGCGGCTGGCTGGCTTCGTCCGTCTTCGGCCTCGACGGCCTGTTCGTCGCCGTCGCGATCGGCATGGTCCTCTTCGGCACCGTCATCGCCGGCTCCATCGCCCTCGGCACCTGGCGAGACTGA
- a CDS encoding PaaI family thioesterase, protein MADDGTVGLVPPDIFKATSGLELLRGMAEGRLPGPPITALLGFSLVEVGEGRAVFAGTPRFDHYNPLGSVHGGWIATLLDSCMGCAVHTMLPAGRGYTTLEFKVTFIRAVRETTGLVRAEGTILNVGRTAGTAEGRLLDAGGKLLAHGTTTCLVFPL, encoded by the coding sequence ATGGCGGATGATGGGACGGTCGGATTGGTGCCGCCGGACATCTTCAAGGCGACGAGCGGCCTCGAACTGTTGCGCGGGATGGCCGAGGGGCGTCTGCCAGGGCCACCCATAACGGCGCTACTGGGCTTCTCTCTGGTCGAGGTCGGCGAGGGGAGGGCCGTCTTCGCGGGGACGCCGCGGTTCGACCACTACAATCCGCTGGGAAGCGTGCACGGCGGCTGGATCGCGACCCTGCTGGATTCCTGCATGGGATGCGCGGTGCACACGATGCTCCCGGCGGGGCGCGGCTACACGACCCTGGAGTTCAAGGTGACGTTCATCCGGGCCGTCCGCGAGACGACCGGCTTGGTGCGGGCGGAGGGGACGATCCTGAACGTGGGCCGCACGGCCGGCACGGCCGAGGGCCGCCTGCTGGATGCCGGGGGCAAGCTGCTGGCGCATGGGACCACGACCTGCCTCGTCTTCCCGCTCTGA
- a CDS encoding MarR family transcriptional regulator has protein sequence MTGREPTDAPRGDGGSLCTCFALRRATRRVTQIYDRHLQPTGLRITQYGLLARLRGGPLHMTELAERMGMDRTTLTRNLRPLERMGYVAIDPGEDKRTRSVAITAAGRTAAAEALPYWKDAQASVRDALGTALTDDLHGLLDRAFAGLPAE, from the coding sequence ATGACCGGCCGGGAACCGACGGACGCGCCGCGTGGCGATGGCGGCAGCCTGTGCACGTGCTTCGCGCTGCGCCGGGCGACCCGGCGGGTGACCCAGATCTACGACCGGCACCTGCAGCCCACGGGCCTGCGGATCACCCAGTACGGCCTCCTCGCCCGGCTGCGCGGCGGACCGCTGCACATGACCGAACTCGCCGAGCGGATGGGCATGGACCGCACCACCCTGACCCGCAACCTCCGCCCGCTGGAGCGTATGGGCTACGTCGCCATCGACCCCGGCGAGGACAAGCGCACCCGCTCGGTCGCGATCACGGCCGCCGGCCGCACCGCGGCGGCAGAGGCCCTGCCATACTGGAAGGACGCGCAGGCGTCGGTCCGGGACGCGCTGGGCACGGCGCTCACCGACGATCTTCACGGATTGCTCGATCGGGCCTTCGCCGGACTGCCGGCGGAGTAG
- a CDS encoding TauD/TfdA family dioxygenase, with protein sequence MSRQIEIAPNWRRDAAERGILIRPLSPGIGSEVTCLDLTTLFDSEVLALLRTACAERAVLVLRGWQGISEEKLTALAAAMATRRKGDACISLVHTVGVPLSFGETRFVDGTAAYEALPEALRHELAAAEAGVARPLVRAHDPSGRPCVDIVGTNLRSLEGLPKIQANNLGAALDAHILRRRLAYTHYWREGDVLLVEDRCRMHSARPPVPRPNPVRGIARAESVGRLAPQAV encoded by the coding sequence ATGAGCCGACAGATCGAGATCGCGCCGAACTGGCGCCGCGACGCCGCCGAACGCGGCATCCTCATCCGACCGCTGTCGCCCGGGATCGGCAGCGAGGTCACGTGCCTCGACCTGACCACACTGTTCGACTCCGAGGTGCTGGCGCTGCTCCGCACCGCCTGCGCCGAACGGGCGGTCCTGGTCCTTCGCGGGTGGCAGGGGATATCGGAGGAGAAGCTCACCGCGCTCGCCGCGGCCATGGCCACGCGTCGCAAGGGCGACGCCTGCATCTCCCTGGTGCACACGGTCGGCGTCCCCCTCAGTTTCGGCGAGACTCGCTTCGTCGACGGAACCGCGGCGTATGAAGCGCTGCCTGAGGCGTTGCGGCACGAATTGGCCGCCGCGGAAGCGGGCGTCGCGCGGCCGCTCGTCCGGGCGCACGACCCGTCGGGCCGCCCCTGCGTCGATATCGTGGGCACGAATCTGCGCAGCCTGGAGGGGCTGCCGAAAATTCAGGCAAACAATCTCGGGGCGGCGCTCGACGCCCATATTCTGCGCAGGCGTCTCGCCTACACCCACTATTGGCGCGAGGGCGACGTCCTGCTGGTCGAGGATCGCTGCCGCATGCATTCGGCGCGGCCCCCCGTCCCGAGGCCGAACCCTGTCCGCGGCATCGCGCGCGCAGAATCTGTGGGCCGCCTCGCCCCCCAGGCCGTCTGA
- a CDS encoding ATP-binding protein, with translation MRPIGSVRIVAVVVALCLVCVALAVWTLVQSRQAALTEGERRVEGVALVLEQQADQMLATVEHLLDLTSASVRDHGLTKPHARDLEPMIASAAERLPQLRAVHFVDEHGRQRRIGAPLEAAHVEASQKAFFQRHRADPSIELKLVDPEDHHAEGRRRLFMSRRLESALGAFAGVLLVEIDLDYLQQLYDRIQLTAGSSIGLVTMAGRLVVRFPHSEPRFDEDFSGLLNGRPPAASEGAGSVVSPVDGKVRLVGYRILSRYPLLVYASMPRAEVLAEWRANGFVYLSFAGALLGLVAFLAAQTVREIRQRRAAERSMRRSLVDLQRQKALVDAILAALPDGTQLFDGEQRMIGWNDRLFSILRVDRQDVFAAPDPTHRFFEILARRGEYGPGDIEDLIRSRLEITRTTERFQYIRRLADGRWMECRGQPIPGLGVLAVYRDITAEAEHEARMKAVQSSLEEARLDAERANRAKSEFLAGMSHELRTPLNAILGFSEVIGGLFFGRDAIDRYAEYGRDINSGATHLLALIDSLLDLAKIEAGRMELHEETGDVQDCVDRTLAMCRPVASAKDVDLVLGGIPRIAFRADRQKVVQSLLNVVSNAIKFTPAGGRVTVSAAHRREGLAFIVADTGIGIADKDIPKVFEAFRQVESGRSMNAKGTGLGMPLTRHLIELHGGTVSLESEVGVGTTVTLTLPADRIVGLAAA, from the coding sequence ATGAGGCCTATCGGTTCGGTCCGCATCGTCGCCGTGGTGGTCGCTCTGTGCCTCGTGTGTGTGGCCCTGGCGGTGTGGACGCTCGTCCAGTCGCGCCAAGCCGCGCTGACGGAGGGCGAACGGCGTGTGGAAGGGGTCGCCCTGGTGCTGGAGCAGCAGGCGGACCAGATGCTGGCGACCGTCGAGCATCTGCTCGACCTGACCTCGGCGAGCGTGCGTGACCATGGGCTGACCAAGCCCCACGCGCGCGATCTCGAACCGATGATCGCCAGCGCGGCGGAGCGGCTGCCGCAGCTGCGTGCCGTGCATTTCGTCGACGAGCATGGCCGGCAGCGGCGAATCGGCGCGCCGCTGGAGGCAGCGCATGTGGAAGCCTCGCAGAAGGCCTTCTTCCAGCGCCACCGCGCCGACCCGTCGATCGAACTGAAGCTCGTCGATCCCGAGGATCACCACGCCGAGGGGCGGCGTCGGCTGTTCATGTCGCGTCGGCTGGAGTCGGCGCTGGGCGCCTTCGCCGGAGTCCTGCTGGTCGAGATCGACCTCGACTATCTGCAGCAGCTCTACGATCGCATCCAGCTGACCGCAGGCAGCAGCATCGGCCTCGTGACGATGGCGGGGCGGCTCGTCGTGCGGTTCCCGCACAGCGAGCCCAGGTTCGACGAAGACTTCAGCGGCCTGTTGAACGGTCGCCCGCCGGCCGCGTCGGAGGGGGCTGGATCGGTCGTCTCCCCCGTGGACGGCAAGGTCCGGCTGGTCGGCTACAGGATCCTGTCCCGCTACCCGCTCCTGGTCTACGCGTCGATGCCGCGGGCCGAAGTGCTCGCCGAGTGGCGGGCGAACGGCTTCGTCTATCTCAGCTTCGCCGGGGCCCTGCTGGGCCTCGTGGCGTTTCTTGCGGCCCAGACGGTGCGCGAGATCCGGCAACGGCGGGCGGCGGAGCGGTCGATGCGGCGGTCGCTGGTCGATCTGCAACGCCAGAAAGCGCTCGTCGACGCCATCCTCGCGGCACTTCCCGACGGCACGCAGCTGTTCGACGGCGAGCAGCGCATGATCGGCTGGAACGACCGGCTCTTCTCGATTCTGCGGGTCGACCGGCAGGACGTCTTCGCCGCACCGGATCCGACGCACCGCTTCTTCGAGATCCTGGCACGGCGCGGCGAGTATGGGCCCGGCGACATCGAGGACCTGATCCGCAGCCGGCTGGAGATCACCCGGACGACCGAGCGGTTCCAGTATATCCGCCGCCTCGCCGACGGCCGCTGGATGGAGTGCCGCGGCCAGCCGATTCCTGGGCTGGGCGTGCTCGCCGTCTATCGCGACATCACCGCCGAGGCGGAGCACGAGGCGCGCATGAAGGCGGTCCAGTCGTCGCTGGAAGAGGCGCGCCTGGACGCAGAGCGGGCCAACCGGGCCAAGTCCGAGTTCCTCGCCGGCATGAGCCACGAACTGCGTACGCCGCTGAACGCCATCCTCGGCTTTTCCGAGGTGATCGGCGGCCTGTTCTTCGGCCGCGACGCGATCGACCGCTACGCCGAGTACGGCCGCGACATCAACTCCGGTGCCACGCATCTCCTCGCCCTGATCGACTCGCTGCTCGACCTCGCCAAGATCGAAGCGGGCCGCATGGAACTGCACGAGGAGACCGGCGACGTGCAGGACTGCGTCGACCGCACCCTGGCGATGTGCCGCCCCGTGGCGTCCGCCAAGGACGTCGACCTCGTGCTCGGCGGGATACCCAGGATCGCCTTCCGCGCCGACCGGCAGAAGGTCGTGCAGAGCCTGCTGAACGTCGTCTCGAACGCGATCAAGTTCACCCCGGCCGGCGGCCGCGTCACCGTGTCGGCCGCGCATCGTCGGGAAGGGCTGGCCTTCATCGTCGCCGACACCGGCATCGGCATCGCCGACAAGGACATCCCGAAGGTGTTCGAGGCCTTCCGGCAGGTCGAGAGCGGCCGGTCGATGAACGCCAAGGGCACCGGCCTCGGCATGCCGCTCACCCGCCACCTGATCGAGCTGCACGGCGGCACCGTCTCGCTGGAGAGCGAGGTCGGGGTCGGGACCACCGTCACGCTGACGCTGCCGGCGGACCGGATCGTCGGGCTGGCCGCCGCATAG
- a CDS encoding DUF2312 domain-containing protein, whose protein sequence is MTDVHGITAEQLRSYIERIERLEEEKAGLASDIKDIFAEAKGNGFDVKTMRQILKIRKMDASDRDEQEALLDLYMHALGMAGPPAGASEEG, encoded by the coding sequence ATGACGGACGTGCACGGCATCACCGCGGAACAGCTCCGCTCCTACATCGAGCGGATCGAGCGGCTGGAGGAGGAGAAGGCCGGCCTCGCCTCCGACATCAAGGACATCTTCGCCGAGGCGAAGGGCAACGGCTTCGACGTGAAGACGATGCGCCAGATCCTGAAGATCAGGAAGATGGACGCGTCCGATCGCGACGAGCAGGAGGCGCTGCTCGACCTCTACATGCATGCCCTCGGCATGGCCGGTCCGCCGGCGGGCGCGTCCGAGGAAGGGTGA
- a CDS encoding glutathione S-transferase N-terminal domain-containing protein — MIDLYTWTTPNGRKVSIMLEELGLPYRAHPINISKNEQFDPAFLKISPNNRIPAIVDHAPADGGAPISVFESGAILIYLAEKTDSPLLPKAMRQRVPVLEWTMWQMGGVGPMFGQAHHFRRMAGEKVPYGVKRYTDETHRLYGVADRRLAGNDYLAGADYSIADVITYPWFARWEWHGIDWADFPNVKRWFDLVGSRPAVQRGMDVPKPA; from the coding sequence ATGATCGACCTCTACACATGGACCACGCCGAACGGCCGCAAGGTCTCGATCATGCTCGAGGAGCTCGGGCTGCCCTACAGGGCTCACCCGATCAACATCTCCAAGAACGAGCAGTTTGATCCGGCCTTCCTGAAGATCAGCCCGAACAACCGCATCCCGGCGATCGTCGACCATGCGCCGGCCGACGGCGGCGCGCCGATCAGCGTGTTCGAATCGGGCGCGATCCTGATCTATCTGGCGGAGAAGACGGACAGCCCGTTGCTGCCCAAGGCGATGCGTCAGCGGGTTCCGGTGCTGGAATGGACGATGTGGCAGATGGGCGGGGTGGGGCCGATGTTCGGCCAGGCCCATCATTTCCGGCGCATGGCGGGCGAGAAGGTGCCCTACGGCGTCAAGCGCTACACGGACGAGACGCACCGCCTCTACGGGGTGGCCGACCGGCGCCTGGCGGGCAACGACTATCTGGCGGGCGCCGACTATTCGATCGCCGACGTGATCACCTATCCGTGGTTCGCACGGTGGGAGTGGCACGGCATCGACTGGGCCGACTTCCCCAACGTCAAACGCTGGTTCGATCTGGTGGGGTCGCGGCCGGCGGTGCAGCGCGGCATGGACGTGCCGAAGCCGGCATAG
- a CDS encoding hydantoinase B/oxoprolinase family protein, translating into MPDGWQFWIDRGGTFTDVVARAPDGTLHTHKLLSENPERYADAATQGIREILGVAPGEPLPAAAIDAVKMGTTVGTNALLERKGERTLLAITRGFGDALRIGYQNRPKLFVRKIELPEMLYGRVIEVDERLGPHGETIRPLDEAAVRADLEAAFAEGYRAVAIVLMHGYRHTAHEARVAAIAREIGYTQVSASHQTSPLMKLVSRGDTTVVDAYLSPILRRYVDRVAGELGADGPDPVRLMFMQSNGGLTDAHFFQGKDSILSGPAGGVVGAARASAMAGFDRIIGFDMGGTSTDVSHYAGAYERAFDTRVAGVRMRAPMMQIHTVAAGGGSILFFDGSRYRVGPESAGANPGPASYRRGGPLTVTDANVMLGRVQPDFFPRVFGPGGDEPLDADVVRTRFAALRDEIEAASGDARTAEEVAAGYLRIAVENMANAIKEISIRRGYDVTRYALCCFGGAGGQHACAIADTLGMTTVFVHPLAGVLSAYGMGLADLRALREQAVEAVLAPEVVPELVAQMEALAEDGRVEMRRQGVPETRIRVERRVHLRYQGTDAPLIVAFPEDAEAAAAVAALIAAFEEAHRQRYGFVMEGKLHTVEAVAVEVIGETDTAEEPELPPGTRVGPPEPVAHRPMYLASQGAGQGGWADVPIYDRATLQPGDVVEGPATILEKTGTNVIEPGWRAEINARGHLIARRAVALARTAAIGTQVDPVMLEVFNNLFMSIAEQMGAVLENTAYSVNIKERLDFSCAVFDPTGGLVANAPHIPIHLGAMGETVKTLIRLRGQTMRPGDVYCVNTPYNGGTHLPDVTLVAPVFDAAERDILFFVGCRAHHADIGGITPGSMPPDSVHIDEEGVIFDNFLLIEQGRFREAELIAQLTGAPWPTRNVHQNIADLRAQMAACEKGVQELRRIVASFGLDVVHAYMGHVQDNAEACVRRVLETLPEGSFTWEADNGAVIRVKLTVDREKREAVIDFTGTSPQQTTNNFNAPTAVARSAVLYVFRLLVDEDIPLNDGCLKPIRIVVPEGSMLAPVYPAAVIAGNVETSQMITDSLLGAIGAMAASQGTMNNFTFGNERHQYIETICGGHGAGPDFDGASAVHTHMTNTRITDPEVLEWRFPVILEEFSIRRGSGGAGRHRGGDGIVRRIRFLEPMTAAILSNRRRIAPFGLQGGEPGRTGRNTVLRRDGEAIDLGGAGKAQMQVDDVIVIETPGGGGFGSPD; encoded by the coding sequence ATGCCCGACGGTTGGCAGTTCTGGATCGATCGGGGCGGTACCTTCACCGACGTCGTGGCGCGCGCGCCGGACGGCACCCTCCACACGCACAAGCTGCTGTCGGAGAACCCGGAGCGCTACGCCGACGCCGCCACCCAGGGCATCCGCGAGATCCTGGGCGTGGCACCGGGAGAGCCGCTGCCGGCGGCGGCGATCGACGCGGTCAAGATGGGCACCACCGTCGGGACCAACGCCCTGCTGGAGCGCAAGGGCGAGCGCACCCTGCTGGCGATCACGCGCGGGTTCGGCGATGCGCTGCGGATCGGCTACCAGAACCGGCCGAAGCTGTTCGTCCGCAAGATCGAACTGCCGGAGATGCTCTACGGCCGCGTGATCGAGGTGGACGAGCGGCTGGGGCCGCACGGCGAGACGATCCGGCCACTGGATGAAGCGGCCGTCCGCGCCGATCTCGAGGCGGCCTTCGCAGAGGGCTATCGGGCCGTCGCCATCGTCCTGATGCACGGCTATCGCCACACGGCGCACGAGGCGCGGGTCGCCGCGATCGCGCGTGAGATCGGCTACACCCAGGTCTCCGCCAGCCACCAGACCAGCCCGCTGATGAAGCTGGTGTCGCGCGGCGACACGACCGTGGTCGACGCCTATCTGTCGCCGATCCTGCGCCGCTATGTCGACCGCGTCGCGGGCGAACTCGGTGCCGATGGTCCCGATCCCGTGCGGCTGATGTTCATGCAGTCGAACGGCGGCCTGACCGACGCGCACTTCTTCCAGGGCAAGGATTCGATCCTCTCCGGGCCGGCCGGCGGCGTCGTCGGGGCGGCGCGGGCCAGCGCCATGGCCGGGTTCGACCGGATCATCGGCTTCGACATGGGCGGCACCTCGACCGACGTGTCCCACTATGCCGGCGCCTACGAGCGAGCCTTCGACACGCGTGTCGCCGGGGTGCGGATGCGCGCGCCGATGATGCAGATCCACACGGTGGCGGCCGGCGGCGGCTCGATCCTGTTCTTCGACGGCAGCCGCTATCGCGTCGGCCCGGAGTCCGCCGGCGCCAATCCCGGTCCCGCGTCCTACCGGCGCGGCGGGCCGCTGACCGTGACCGACGCGAACGTGATGCTCGGCCGCGTGCAGCCGGACTTCTTCCCGCGCGTGTTCGGGCCGGGCGGCGACGAACCGCTCGACGCCGACGTGGTCCGCACACGGTTTGCGGCACTGCGCGACGAGATCGAGGCGGCGAGCGGCGACGCCCGCACGGCGGAGGAAGTCGCAGCCGGCTACCTGCGGATCGCCGTCGAGAACATGGCGAACGCCATCAAGGAAATCTCGATCCGGCGCGGCTACGACGTGACGCGCTACGCGCTCTGCTGTTTCGGCGGGGCCGGCGGCCAGCACGCCTGCGCCATCGCCGACACGCTGGGCATGACGACGGTCTTCGTCCACCCGCTGGCCGGCGTGCTGTCGGCCTATGGCATGGGCCTCGCCGACCTGCGCGCGCTGCGCGAGCAGGCGGTGGAGGCGGTGCTGGCACCCGAGGTGGTGCCGGAGCTGGTGGCGCAGATGGAGGCGCTGGCCGAGGACGGCCGCGTCGAGATGCGCCGCCAGGGCGTGCCCGAGACGCGCATCCGCGTCGAGCGCCGCGTGCACCTGCGCTATCAGGGCACCGATGCGCCGCTGATCGTGGCGTTCCCCGAAGACGCCGAGGCGGCGGCGGCCGTCGCCGCGCTGATCGCAGCCTTCGAGGAGGCCCACCGCCAGCGCTACGGCTTCGTCATGGAGGGTAAGCTCCACACCGTCGAGGCGGTTGCCGTCGAGGTGATCGGCGAGACTGACACGGCGGAGGAACCCGAACTGCCGCCCGGTACCCGCGTCGGGCCGCCGGAGCCGGTGGCGCACCGGCCGATGTATCTCGCGAGCCAGGGGGCGGGGCAGGGCGGCTGGGCGGACGTGCCGATCTACGACCGGGCCACGCTCCAGCCGGGCGACGTGGTCGAAGGGCCGGCGACGATCCTGGAGAAGACCGGGACCAATGTGATCGAGCCGGGCTGGCGCGCCGAGATCAACGCCCGCGGCCACCTGATCGCGCGCCGCGCCGTGGCGCTGGCGCGCACCGCCGCGATCGGCACCCAGGTCGATCCCGTCATGCTGGAGGTGTTCAACAACCTCTTCATGTCGATCGCCGAGCAGATGGGTGCCGTGCTGGAGAACACCGCCTATTCGGTGAACATCAAGGAGCGGCTGGACTTCTCCTGCGCGGTGTTCGATCCGACGGGCGGCCTCGTCGCCAACGCACCGCACATCCCGATCCACCTGGGCGCCATGGGCGAGACGGTGAAGACGCTGATCCGGCTGCGTGGGCAGACGATGCGGCCGGGCGACGTCTACTGCGTCAACACGCCCTACAACGGCGGGACGCACCTGCCGGACGTGACGCTGGTGGCGCCGGTGTTCGACGCGGCCGAGCGCGACATCCTGTTCTTCGTCGGCTGCCGCGCCCACCATGCCGACATCGGCGGCATCACGCCGGGCTCGATGCCGCCCGACAGCGTCCATATCGACGAGGAAGGCGTCATCTTCGACAACTTCCTGCTGATCGAGCAGGGCCGCTTCCGGGAGGCGGAGCTGATCGCGCAGCTGACCGGCGCGCCCTGGCCGACACGCAACGTCCACCAGAACATCGCCGACCTGCGCGCCCAGATGGCGGCCTGCGAGAAGGGCGTCCAGGAACTGCGCCGCATCGTGGCGAGCTTCGGCCTCGACGTCGTCCACGCCTATATGGGCCATGTCCAGGACAATGCCGAAGCCTGCGTGCGGCGCGTGCTGGAGACGCTGCCGGAAGGCAGCTTCACGTGGGAGGCCGACAACGGCGCCGTCATCCGCGTGAAGCTGACCGTCGACCGGGAGAAGCGCGAGGCGGTGATCGACTTCACCGGTACCAGCCCGCAGCAGACGACCAACAACTTCAACGCCCCCACCGCCGTCGCCCGTTCCGCGGTGCTCTACGTCTTCCGCCTGCTCGTCGACGAGGACATCCCGCTGAACGACGGCTGCCTGAAGCCGATCCGGATCGTCGTGCCGGAGGGCTCGATGCTGGCGCCGGTCTATCCGGCGGCAGTCATCGCCGGCAATGTCGAGACGTCGCAGATGATCACCGACAGCCTTCTCGGCGCGATCGGTGCCATGGCTGCGTCCCAGGGCACGATGAACAACTTCACCTTCGGGAACGAGCGGCACCAGTATATCGAGACGATCTGCGGCGGCCACGGCGCCGGCCCCGACTTCGACGGCGCCTCGGCCGTGCACACGCACATGACCAATACCCGCATCACGGACCCGGAGGTGCTGGAGTGGCGCTTCCCCGTGATCCTCGAGGAATTCTCGATACGGCGCGGGAGCGGCGGCGCCGGCCGCCATCGCGGTGGCGACGGGATCGTGCGGAGAATTCGCTTCCTGGAGCCGATGACGGCCGCGATCCTGTCCAACAGGCGTCGTATCGCGCCGTTCGGCCTGCAGGGCGGAGAGCCGGGACGGACCGGCCGGAACACCGTCCTGCGCCGCGACGGCGAAGCGATCGACCTGGGCGGTGCGGGAAAGGCACAGATGCAAGTCGACGACGTGATCGTCATCGAGACGCCGGGGGGTGGCGGCTTCGGCTCGCCCGACTAA
- a CDS encoding tail fiber protein yields the protein MEPFLGQIMMFGGNFEPRGWAFCNGQLLSIAQNSALFSILGTTYGGDGRTTFALPDLRGRAPVHFGSGGGLAPVQLGQKGGAETHMLTVNEMPSHSHSMHGELAAADKQSPQGNMLALTGPEMPVYAAPNANEDRTLAPTSIGNTGGNQSFGLRGPYQAVNFIIALQGIFPSRS from the coding sequence ATGGAGCCATTTCTTGGTCAGATCATGATGTTCGGCGGGAATTTCGAGCCAAGGGGCTGGGCGTTCTGTAACGGACAGCTGTTGTCGATCGCACAGAACAGCGCGCTGTTCTCGATCCTCGGTACGACCTATGGCGGCGATGGGCGCACCACGTTCGCCCTTCCGGATCTCCGGGGCCGCGCACCCGTCCATTTCGGAAGCGGCGGCGGACTGGCACCGGTCCAACTCGGGCAGAAGGGCGGGGCCGAAACGCATATGCTGACGGTCAACGAAATGCCGTCCCACAGCCACAGCATGCATGGCGAACTGGCAGCTGCCGACAAGCAGTCGCCCCAGGGCAACATGCTGGCGCTGACCGGACCGGAAATGCCGGTCTATGCCGCACCGAACGCGAACGAGGATCGGACCCTGGCACCGACTTCGATCGGCAATACCGGCGGAAATCAGAGCTTCGGCCTTCGCGGCCCCTATCAGGCCGTGAACTT
- a CDS encoding VOC family protein has translation MLDHIFLTVSDTARSVAFYETVLPILGITARLDYDGRDAPAEHPDLNGFGVNGRMFFWLRRGAAAPGAVHVGFVADSEAMVNAAHAEALAAGATEIHPPGPQFHYDPRYYAAQVRDPDGYSLEFVFKSWQHGN, from the coding sequence ATGCTCGATCATATCTTCCTCACGGTGAGCGACACCGCTCGCTCGGTCGCCTTCTACGAGACCGTGCTCCCGATCCTCGGGATCACCGCCCGCCTCGACTATGACGGAAGAGACGCCCCGGCGGAGCATCCCGACCTCAACGGCTTCGGTGTGAACGGCCGGATGTTCTTCTGGTTGAGACGGGGGGCGGCAGCACCCGGCGCGGTCCATGTCGGCTTCGTCGCCGATTCCGAGGCAATGGTGAATGCCGCCCATGCCGAAGCCCTCGCAGCAGGCGCGACCGAGATCCATCCCCCCGGGCCGCAGTTCCACTACGATCCCCGCTACTACGCGGCGCAGGTCAGAGACCCGGACGGCTACAGCCTCGAATTCGTGTTCAAGAGCTGGCAGCACGGGAACTGA